CTTCCGTTTCGTGTCCTCATCTCCCAAATATTTTCCCTGATAGGGATGGTGCGGGTCATTAATCGCTTTTCCGTTATGCATAATCGTTATTGGACGACTAACCGGTCTATCTGCAAGACTCCGAATGGCGCCGGGCACCAGAAGCTCTTCGCAGGCCGCCAGGATATTGCGGCAGACTGTTGTGTCGGAAACAGCTCCCAGTGTAATTGCTAAAAGCTGATTTGGCCGCAGAGCATCATCCTGATCAGCCAGCCCGGCTGGTTTGCCTGAACCAGCATGGAGACAGTCCGACAAATATCCATCTTTCTTGATCAAAAAGAGGTTAAGGATCGACGATCGAACCAGGCCGGCCATATTTTTCCATTTGTTTCCAGCCTCTTTATGATCGATATTTGCTAAAAAGGAAAGAGCAAAAAACCAGAGCGCCTGAATTTCGACAGGATACCCTTCGCGTGGACTGCACGCAGGGTGTTTGGTGTCCATCCAGGTAAAATGAACCGGGCTGAAAATCAGGCCTGATTCAGGATCCATCCGGATATTATTTGGAGTGCCTGCAATCATGGAGCGTCCAATAGAAAGAAGAACCTGGCGCACTGTCCGGCTGCCGCATTTTTCTTCCAGAAAGTCTTTGTTTGCTTCGGCTTCGACCAGATCAGAGCATGCTACGAAAAACCAGAGTGGCGCATCAGATGTGTCACGATTTGCAGGGTCCCTGCCCAGTATCATATTCGGAAGAGTTCCGTCTATTTCAAACTGCCCGAACTGTTTTAAGATAGCCCGCGCGTCTTTCGTCCTTCCTGCTGCAATCAAACCACGGGCAAAAATCAGTGCATCCCGCCCCCAATCAAGAAACCAGGGATATCCGGCAATCACGGTATTTAAGGCTCCTCTTTTCACCACGTAGTGATCAAGCGCCTGTTTAAGTGCTTCACCCGGTTTATATGAAAATTTGTCCTTAAAAGCAAAAGATTTTATCTGCCGGCCAAAAGAACTATTCAGAGAACCATGCTGTAAGGGCACTTGCTCCAGCGAGCCCATGACGCTGGCTGTCAATTTTACAGCCTTACCTCCGGCCAGAAAGCAGGAAAAATAACCGGGGCTGAAGAGATCCGAATCAGGATCAAGGTTCCTTTCGGCATCCATATAGCGATGCACCATGTAATGCCATTCAGGCTCCAACACAAAAGAGCCCTTTGAAATCTTAATCTGAAGTTGACGTTCCGGTTTTGGCACAAAGCTAAAACCACGAGAATTAGCCGTCACAAATTGCGGCCATAAATGTTCATGTCCCAGATATGCCTTTGTGGTTTCGTGAAAATTGCGATCTTCAATGTCGGGCCGGAGAATGATTTGAACCTGCTGGCAGTCGGCCAGCATCCTGGCTTGGCCTTTGGCTTTGTTGCGAAAAAAGACTAATTGAACAGCATTCTGATCATCTGTCATCTCGATTCCTATGCTGAGCGATACATACTCTCCCTGTCCGGCAGGGATATGGTATAGCCAGAATCCACGGGAATTGTAGTCAAAGCAAAAACGATCAAAACAATCAAAGCAGATTTCCTGAGAATAGCCCTGAAACACGAGCCATGCCCGACATCGTGCAAACATGATCCATCTGTCTTCCGGAAATTCAGGATTCAGGTTTGCGGCAAGCAGGGCATCGTACCGGCTCCCTAATTTTCCCCACAAAACATTGGCCCGCAGCATACCTCCACGGCCGTTTGTTCCAAGCAGCGAGAGGGGGTGATGCAACAATTCCGATCGGTGAAAGATTCTTTTCACTTTTGCATCTTTTGCATTGGACAGAAAAAAAAGAGGCGCATCAACATGTTCACAGCCTTCCGGTGTGTAAACCGATAATTTCAGGGTATGAGAGCGATGAACCGCCGGAGGCTGGAGCGGGGGAAAAAGCGCAAAAAACGACCCGTCAATGCAGGGCAAACTTTCTTTATATGCCATGAACCGGTCTTTGTTCATAATTTTGGCGCGGAAATGATAGCTGGCGCGTATCAGAAGAAAATGATCCGGGGGCACCATTACTTCACGCTTCAAGTCACTGGGCCATTGCCAGGTTATCACACGGGGCTCCATGCTGAAAGGATTGAGCTTTCGGCAGTACTCAACAGGATCTTCAGCTAATTGCAGCGCGGCAGAATCAGGATCAAACTCCCCAAGATCACCGGCGGCGTTGTAGTATTGAAACACATCAAGGGCGTTTGCGCGCAGGCGCTGTTTTTTAATTCGATCCAAAAGCCCGAACTTCAAATCATCCCTGTTTTGAATGAGATCGATATCGCTTTGATCGGAAGTAAGGCAGAGAACCTGGCCGGGATCAAGGAGATAAGTCTGTTGCCTTCCGGACTCGATGACAACTACTTCCTTTTCCGCAAGAAGGTCCGTAAACACCGGTCCTCGCATTCCCACCTGTTCCTGATTCCATGACCCGCGGGTCTGGTTCTCATCATCAAGGTTCACCACAATTAGAAGCTTCTTTCCGGAAGGTATATGGTGCCGCAGCAGAACAATATGGTTTTCCTCGCCCTGCTGCATAAGTTTCAGTTCGGTCCGGTCATGAAAAGCAGGATGGAGCTTGAGCAGAGTGTTGAGCCTGCGTATATGATTAACCTGGTTATTTGCCGCCCCCCAGTTAAGAGAAGGGGCTTCGTGAACATTGATCTTTTCCGTTGCGTACCATTCCACCCCATTGGCGAAACCAAAGGCCCCATTGCTGGAACAAAGAGCGCACAGAGCGGTACGCATCCTGGCAAAGGTCTTTGAGCGGGCAGCCAGGCGATTGTTGTCATGAGTTTCCGCAAAATGGACCATGATTCCTTCATTTTGAGAGATTTCAATAGCTCCCGGAAGATAGCTTTCAATCTGGTTTCGGTCATAATTTTGAAAGAGTTCCGAGTAAGCCCAGTTAAAATCGGCCTTGTTTAAAAGCTCCCTGGTCACGGAAATTTTTCCGCCAAGCCCTTCGAGGAGAAAAACCGTATCAGGATACTGGTCCCGGACCCTGGCAATAATGTATTTCCAAACATGGACAGGAATCATGTATCCTGCATCACAGCGAAAACCATCCACATCCCGTCGACACCATGTGAGAAAGATATCTGCCACATACTGCCACAGGTCTTTGTTGGTGAAATCGAGATTTGTCAGATCCGCCCATATTACCCCCCATGCTCCGGGAACCTTAATATGTCCGTCCTGGTCCCGGACAAGCCATTCCGGGTGGGTATCGTGGAGTTCGGCTGCCCAGCCCGTATGGTTGATTGCGATATCGATAAAAACCCTGGCATTCCGTTCATGGATTGCGTCTACCAGCTCGATGAACTGCTCCAGGGGAGTTGCCCGTGAATCGAATTCAGCCATAGCCGGATCAACCGAGGTAAAATTTAATGCCGCATACGGGCTTCCAAAACGTCCCATGCGAGCGTAAGTGGTTGGCGTGGGATGGACCGGAAGCAATTGAAGAATTCTGCACCCCAGTTCCCCCACAATAAAATCGAGCTCTTTGATAAGTTCGCGAAATGTTCCGGATGGCGGGATTACTGCATAACCAGCCCTGTCAAGGGCCATGATCCGGTCCTTTTCAGCCGGATCAAGAAGGCGGCCGCCTTTATACGGGCTGAACTGCCGCACGAATGTATTGTAGATTATGTTTGAACAACAGGTGTCTGCCGGCTCAACGTTTATAGCCGTGTTAGGCCCATCCGGCCATATCGGGTCAACTTCACCTTTTTTCAAGAAAAAACATTTGGCTTCAAAATATCCTGTTTCACAAACAGGGAGGGTGACCTGAAAGCGCCGGTCATCAACACTGGACATGGGAATGTCGAACCAGTCCCGTCCCAGCGGAGGTTCATCATTAAGCACCTCCCTGAATATTTCCTGCCTGGCGATTCCGGCATGTCCGATGTTGGTACGAAGCCATGCGCTCCCCTCTTGTTTACGAGGCAGCAAAAGGGTAAATTTCTTTGTATCGCCTTGAAACAGAAGAACACGTGTTCCAGGCGCAGGATTCTGTATGATCCGGTCTGAATTATTCATGGGAACTTGATCTTGGCATCGGTTTTTTCTGGATGTTTTTGAAGGTGTTTGTACCGGTGTATAGCCGATTCTGCCAAGTGGTCAATTATGACCGGCAGGTCGGAATTATTCCAGGCAGAATTAAAATCTTCCAAAGAAAGAAGCCTCTTGCTTACTTTGTAATGATGGTCGCTATCCGGCATAAGAGCGATATCCTCATACTCAAAATCCATTTTTCCTTCAAAAATATTTCCAAACAGTTCGATGGCAGTATAGACGAAAAACTTTTTCACATCCTCGGTAGATTCTGCCTTGCTGATCATCTGCCTGAAGTTTGGAAGGATTTTGTGCTCATGCCTGGTAAAGGAAAGTTGTTTTATCATGGCAATCTTCCTTTCTTTTGTTTAAGATGTTTAAGGAGATAAAAAGAAAAGGGCGGTTCAATACAGCGCTGTAACAAGAAGCGAAAGAACCACCCTTTTAAAGCACATATTGGATATGTAGCCTCCCATGTGCTTTGCTCAACAACTAAAGAATCATACCGGGCTTTTTGTCAAAGACTTGTTTGTTTATTCGCAGTCGAAAGTTCCAAAGCCGTTGAAGCATCTTTAAAGTTTTTAATTCCCGCCGACAGTATCTGTATTTCACACCTCGGAAACAGCATCCTCATGTTTTTAATTAACACATTATAAGCTTCAGGGCAATCTGTTTTGATCATTATTTTCTTCATCTTAAACCTCTTTTTTTGGTAAAAACAAAGGCACAAAGGCACAAAAGAAAGATATGATTTATGAATTTTCACCCCATTTGATCAAGCCGAAAAAAGTACGGGATAGAAAAGCTTGTCGTCCAGAAAAAATTCAGCATATCCCTTAAAGCCTTTCTGTCTATCCTGCAAGCGCATATTCTTAATCGCAATAGGTGTTGTTGCGGGAGACTTCCATGCTTTTATGGGTTTCAATACTTTTCTCCTGAAAAATTCAGTATTTACAAGGAAATTAATGTCACCCTGGACAGGCTGGAAATAGAGATAGCCATTCTTAACGGATACAGGCATGTTTAAGCCATATTCCTTTAATATCGACCATGACTCATAAGGCTCCGGATAATGGTTAAAGTTCTTGTTAAGATATTTTATTTCATGATTTTTTATGCCTTTGAGCTGAAAAGCCTCGATCATCACATTTCTTCCAAGGAGACCATCAAAAGCCGCCATCCCGCCTTTTTGAGGATTTTCCGGATCGTTGCTGACGACTTCCATTATCATTCTGCAGCCGTCTCTGGCTTTTTTTAATGCAAAAGCCAGGCTTTCATAATCAATTGAGCCTGTTAGATATCCCATGTCATCTATATTATAGGAGATCTTGTCGTCCATTTCTTTTAAGGTTTCTCCGAATTCCCAGCTTGTAAGATATGTCCTGCGACCTTTCTTATCAACTCTGAAAATCTGGTCATCCATTGTTTGCTGTATAACCATCTGGCCATGATTGTGGAGACGTTCAGGCGCATTCTTATCATAAACAAACTCTCCATCAACCAGATTTATGCCGTGGTATTTTTTCTGGGCCATGAACAACACATTTTCCCTCTTAAAACCGAAGAAGCTATTGAGCATAAACTCCATGATAATCCTGTCGATAGTAGCTTCATTAAGCACAACAAGCATTTTTTGCTTTAAAAGAACTTTTTTTGGATCATATCCATAAGTTTTCGCAAGTTTATAAATATCAAATGAAAACTGCAGCATATGTCTTGTGCCAAGGGATAGCGGCAATAATTTTTCCGGACGGCAGCCGGCTTTTTTCAAAACCTCTTCCGGCAGAACAGCAAAATCTCTTTCTCTGGTCATGATTTTCGCAATTTTCTCATAAGACAGTTCTTCGGCAATATTGATCAAGTATTTAGTGCCAAGGCCAAGCCGTGTTGCCTCACCCGCAGCAGCATGTTCTGAAAACAATCTGCCTTCAAGAATGCATTTATACGCTCTAACATAATCCGAATTTGTCAGGCAATTTTCATCCAGTATACTGATATTCTTTGGTTTCTCCAAAAAATCCATGTTTTTATAGATATTGATGTCTGCTTCATGATTTTTGATGCCGGCAATGGTGTCATAAGAAGACAGCTTATCCTGTGCAAGTTCGAGGCAGCAATCTATATAGCTCTCATTGTCGTAAAATAGCGATAAATCATAGCTCTTATGGTCGTAAAATAGCGATAAATCCTTTTCTATTGTACTTAATGCTGTTTGTATCATTGCCTTCTACCTCCATAACCCGAAAAAATCTGTTGTTTTCCGGAACCAGTTGCGGCGCCTCTTTTCCTGTAAACAAGACTGGAATAGACTGCTTGTTTAAGGGTTCAAGGTTTTTATGGAATATTTCCCTTTCTCATCCTATTCCTCTTTCTCAAATAAAACCGGTTGTTGCGTTTTAAGGCAGTACCGGCGCCATGCGCAGTCCAACCGGTCACAAAACTCCTGTGCCCTGAGGAAACAATCAAAATTTCCTTCAGTGCGCTGAAGACTTCTGATCAACTCTGTTATGTTCAGAAAATTCTTTTTCATTGGTTCGCTTCGCTTACAATTGGTTGAGTAGAGAATCGGTCGAGTGGCCTACGATCTGACTATTTAGCTACTCGATTGAATCTGGTTTGTAAATAGAGGGAGGGGCTCATTTTTATGAGGGGAATACCCGGGAGGGGGGGAATTTGTCCTAGCCTTTCCAGATGTCCACGTCGATCAGACCAAGCCTTGCCGCACACCGGACCAGTTCCATGGTGCTGTGAAGGTCAAGCTTATTCATGATGTTTGTTCTGTGATTTTCAACGGTCTTGGGGCTGATAAAAAGCTCTTTGGCGATATCTTTGGCGGAACGTCCATCGGCAAGCAGACGCATGACCTGCTGCTCGCGGGGAGTCAGTGTATTGTAGCCGGCATCCGTGATCTTTGCTTCTTTTTTATCCGACTCCATAAGGCTTTTGACTACCTTATGAGAAATGGAGGTGTCTAAAAAATACTCACCTTTTGATATGGCCTTCAGGCACTCGACAAGCCTTTCTGAAGCTGATTCCTTGACCACGTATCCGGTTGCCCCGGCTCGAAATGCCTCGGTAATATAATCAATCTTGGAATGCATACTCAGTATCATAATGTGTATCTCAGGCAGAATGCTCCTTATCTTGCGGGTAACGTCGATGCCGCTTTGATCCGGCAAAGAGAGATCCATTACTACCAGGTCGGGTCTTAATTTCTCCGCCTTTCTGATCCCTTCATGACCGTTTTCAGCTTCTCCGATCACCTCAAACCCGGAGCAGTTTGCCAGAATTGACTTAAGGCCCTCTCTGAAAAGAGGATGATCATCAACAATCAAGACGGTTTTCTTTTTATTCAATCTCTTTCTCCATGCAAGGTATCTTTATCAGAATTTTCGCGCCCTGCATCAGGCGGGACTCGATTTTGATTTTTCCATTAAGAAAGCCTACCCTTTCTTCCATGATCCGGAGACCCATCTGTTTTTCATCAAATATATCAGCCAGTTGCTTTTTAACGTCAAATCCCTTGCCGTTGTCTTCCATGCGAAGAATAATGTCAGGAAAGGACTTGACCAGTCTGATAACGGCGCTGTCGGCACAGGCGTGTTTTTTGATGTTGTTAAGGCCCTCCTGAACCAGACGGAACAGCATGATCTTTGTATCAATATCCAGTTTTGATTCATCTACGCCGGCTGAAAAAAAGTCAACCTTTGTTGCGTTTTTAGTTGAGAAATCTTCGCAATATTGAGCAATGGTCTGAATCAGCCCAAGGTGATTAAGTCCAACAGGACGCAGGCCATAAGCCATTTCCCGCACATTCATAATGATTCCGTGTACTATTTTGGACAAATCGGAAACCACCTGCCTTGTTTCGACCGAAGCCTCTTGTCTGTTATCAAAAAGGGTGTCAAGGCTGATTTTTAAGGTAGAGAGTTCCTGGGCCAGATGGTCATGGAGGTCAGCAGAAAGGCGTTGCCGCTCGATTTCCTGCGTTCTCATCAGTTGTTGCGAAAGGCTACGGACACGTTCTTCAGCCCGCTTGCGCTCACTAATGTCCCTATCAATACCACGATAGCCTGAAAGGTTTCCTGTTTTGTCGAAGAATGGAACGCCGCTGGTTTCCATAATGACTTCATACCCATCTCTGTGCATAAGTCTATTTTCAAAGGCGGAAAAAGGTCTTCTTTTGGCCATGACTTGAGAGGCATTATGCCTTAAGGCCTCCCTCTCTTTTTCAAAAAAGAAATCATAAAAGTGCCTGCCGATTACCTCATCAGGACGATATCCTAAAATGTATTGAACTACGGGGTTGGAATAGGTGTATCTGCCCTGTGCGTCCATTTCCCATATCCAATTTGGTGTTCTCTCAGCCAGGTCCTGGAATCGTCTTTCAGATTTGAGCAGCGATTCCTTAAGCTTGAATTCGCGAA
This genomic window from Anaerolineae bacterium contains:
- a CDS encoding PAS domain S-box protein, with translation METLRLVIIEDEEAHFSLMKRSIANNLPNVSVYHFPEAGACLEKLDEIMPDIIISDYLMPGMNGIEFLEALNRSNKQIPVIITTGQGDEDIAVQAMKLGAWDYLVKSADFFTLLPSVIKKVVREFKLKESLLKSERRFQDLAERTPNWIWEMDAQGRYTYSNPVVQYILGYRPDEVIGRHFYDFFFEKEREALRHNASQVMAKRRPFSAFENRLMHRDGYEVIMETSGVPFFDKTGNLSGYRGIDRDISERKRAEERVRSLSQQLMRTQEIERQRLSADLHDHLAQELSTLKISLDTLFDNRQEASVETRQVVSDLSKIVHGIIMNVREMAYGLRPVGLNHLGLIQTIAQYCEDFSTKNATKVDFFSAGVDESKLDIDTKIMLFRLVQEGLNNIKKHACADSAVIRLVKSFPDIILRMEDNGKGFDVKKQLADIFDEKQMGLRIMEERVGFLNGKIKIESRLMQGAKILIKIPCMEKEIE
- a CDS encoding response regulator transcription factor codes for the protein MNKKKTVLIVDDHPLFREGLKSILANCSGFEVIGEAENGHEGIRKAEKLRPDLVVMDLSLPDQSGIDVTRKIRSILPEIHIMILSMHSKIDYITEAFRAGATGYVVKESASERLVECLKAISKGEYFLDTSISHKVVKSLMESDKKEAKITDAGYNTLTPREQQVMRLLADGRSAKDIAKELFISPKTVENHRTNIMNKLDLHSTMELVRCAARLGLIDVDIWKG
- a CDS encoding amylo-alpha-1,6-glucosidase; the encoded protein is MNNSDRIIQNPAPGTRVLLFQGDTKKFTLLLPRKQEGSAWLRTNIGHAGIARQEIFREVLNDEPPLGRDWFDIPMSSVDDRRFQVTLPVCETGYFEAKCFFLKKGEVDPIWPDGPNTAINVEPADTCCSNIIYNTFVRQFSPYKGGRLLDPAEKDRIMALDRAGYAVIPPSGTFRELIKELDFIVGELGCRILQLLPVHPTPTTYARMGRFGSPYAALNFTSVDPAMAEFDSRATPLEQFIELVDAIHERNARVFIDIAINHTGWAAELHDTHPEWLVRDQDGHIKVPGAWGVIWADLTNLDFTNKDLWQYVADIFLTWCRRDVDGFRCDAGYMIPVHVWKYIIARVRDQYPDTVFLLEGLGGKISVTRELLNKADFNWAYSELFQNYDRNQIESYLPGAIEISQNEGIMVHFAETHDNNRLAARSKTFARMRTALCALCSSNGAFGFANGVEWYATEKINVHEAPSLNWGAANNQVNHIRRLNTLLKLHPAFHDRTELKLMQQGEENHIVLLRHHIPSGKKLLIVVNLDDENQTRGSWNQEQVGMRGPVFTDLLAEKEVVVIESGRQQTYLLDPGQVLCLTSDQSDIDLIQNRDDLKFGLLDRIKKQRLRANALDVFQYYNAAGDLGEFDPDSAALQLAEDPVEYCRKLNPFSMEPRVITWQWPSDLKREVMVPPDHFLLIRASYHFRAKIMNKDRFMAYKESLPCIDGSFFALFPPLQPPAVHRSHTLKLSVYTPEGCEHVDAPLFFLSNAKDAKVKRIFHRSELLHHPLSLLGTNGRGGMLRANVLWGKLGSRYDALLAANLNPEFPEDRWIMFARCRAWLVFQGYSQEICFDCFDRFCFDYNSRGFWLYHIPAGQGEYVSLSIGIEMTDDQNAVQLVFFRNKAKGQARMLADCQQVQIILRPDIEDRNFHETTKAYLGHEHLWPQFVTANSRGFSFVPKPERQLQIKISKGSFVLEPEWHYMVHRYMDAERNLDPDSDLFSPGYFSCFLAGGKAVKLTASVMGSLEQVPLQHGSLNSSFGRQIKSFAFKDKFSYKPGEALKQALDHYVVKRGALNTVIAGYPWFLDWGRDALIFARGLIAAGRTKDARAILKQFGQFEIDGTLPNMILGRDPANRDTSDAPLWFFVACSDLVEAEANKDFLEEKCGSRTVRQVLLSIGRSMIAGTPNNIRMDPESGLIFSPVHFTWMDTKHPACSPREGYPVEIQALWFFALSFLANIDHKEAGNKWKNMAGLVRSSILNLFLIKKDGYLSDCLHAGSGKPAGLADQDDALRPNQLLAITLGAVSDTTVCRNILAACEELLVPGAIRSLADRPVSRPITIMHNGKAINDPHHPYQGKYLGDEDTKRKPAYHNGTAWTWLFPTFCEAWVKTYGKNAKETALAWLSSSTRLMDQGCAGHVPEILDGDFPHKQRGCDAQAWGASELLRVWEQISMITKCEVSKTGYK